The Candidatus Coatesbacteria bacterium genome segment TCTTACAGAATTCAATCAAACGCTGTTTGCTTCTGTCAGTTAAAGCATTGAAGCATTCATTGCAATCCGTTATCAAGCGCCATTCTTTGCCTTCGATCAATCGTAATAATATATCAGGATTGAAGTAGGGCACAACTATCGACAAGGAGCCATCCGCGGCGACTTCCTCGATTGCATCCCAAAACGCAGTCGAAGCTTTATCGCCCTCATGCACGATCAGCCGCATCACTCCTCCTCGGCCTCCAGGCCGGAGCGGATCAGCGCGCGGCCCTTGACCAGGTAGTCGACGCCGGAAACCAGGCTCTGCAGGGCGGCCAGACCGACCAGAGACAGGTAGACGATCCGGCAGATGCGGTCGATTTCCGGCGTCCAGGCGCCGCCGGCCTCGACGACGAGGGCGCGCACGGCCAGGAAGGCCACCACAGCGACCACGGCGGTCAGCTGCAGCAGGGTCTTGGCCTTGCCCAGCTTGCTGGAGGGGACCTCGACACCGCGGTGGGCGGCGTAGGCCCGCAGGGCGGTCACCAGCAGCTCGCGCCAGATGACGACGAGGGCGATCCAGAAGGGCACCAGGGGGGTGCCGGGGGTGTGCTCGACCACGGCGAAGGTCACCAGGGCGCCGGCGACGAACAGCTTGTCGGCCAGGGGATCGGCGAAGCGGCCGAAGGCCGAGCCGCTGTCCCGGCGCCGGGCGACGATGCCGTCGACCAGGTCGGTCAGGGCGGCTATCAAAGCCAGGGCCAGGGCGGCGATGTACAGCCCGGTCCCGCCCAGAGCCAGACAGGCCGTGAAGGGAACGGTCAACACCATGCGCACCAGGGTCAGTTTGTTGGGCAGGGTCATGCTTCGGTCGGGGGTTCAGCGGCGGCGGGCTCGGCGCGTAGATCGTAGGGCAGGGCCTCGGTGTAGATGATGCGGCGGAACTCACCGGGGAGCCAGTCATGGCCCCGGGGCAGGACGACCTCGACGAAGCCGTCGACCTCGGGGCAGTGGCGGGCGGCGCGACAGACGGCGCCCTCCTCGGCGATGAAATCGACCAGCACCTGGTCCTCGGTGCCGACGAGGGCGCTGTTCTTCTCCAGGCTGACGGCCTCTTGCAGCTCGTAGAGGGCGCGGCGCCGCAGCTCCTTCTCGGCGGGGGTGACGTCGTCGTCCAGGGCGGCGGCCGGGGTGTTCGGCATGGCGGCGAAGGCGAAGACGCCCAGATGGTCGAAGCGCACCTCGTCGACGAACCTGACCAGTTCGTCGAAGGCGGCGGCGTCCTCACCGGGAAAGCCGACCAGGGCGGTGCCGCGCAGAACGAGATCGGGCACCAGCTCCCGGGCCGCTTCGAGCGTCGCCCGCAGCTCCACGGGACCGCCCTCGCGGTTCATCGCCCGCAACACCCCGGCGTCGGCGTGCTGGAAGGGGAAGTCCAGGTAGGGCACGAACTGGGGCTGGGCGTCCAGGGCGCCGAGGAAAGCCTCGTCGATGCGGGCGGGGTTGGGGTAGAGAACGCGCAGCCAGAGGTCGTCGACGGGCAAGTTGAGGGCCAGCTCGCCGAGGAGGTGTGCCAGGGACGGTTCACCGTAGAGATCGCGACCGTAGGCCGTGGTCTCCTGGGCGATCAGGATCAGCTCCCGGGCGCCGGCCTGGACCAGACCGGCGGCTTCGCCGACGACGGCTTCGAGTTCGCGGCTGCGCTGGGGGCCGCGCAGGCGGGGGATGGCGCAGAAGGCGCAGCCCAGGTCGCAGCCTTCGGCCAGTTTGAGGTAGGCCGTGTGCGGCGGGGTCAGGGCGATGCGCTGGGGCAGGACGTCGGGGTTGCCGTCGTAGGCGCCGCCGGGCTCGCCGAAGCTCACCACGGGGGCTTCGGCCGTTTCAGCGGCTGTTCCGCCGAAGAGTCCGTCGACCAGCTCTCCCAGCCGGGGCAGGGCGCCGGTGCCCGCCAGCAGGTCGATCGCTGGGTACTCGTCGAGCAACCGCTCGCGCAGCTCCTCGACGGCGCAGCCGATCACCGCCAGCCTCGAACCGCCGAAGCGGTCGCGCAGCGAAGCCAGCCGCTCCAGCTCGACCCGTGTCTCCTCGAGGGCCTCGGGCAGAAAGCCGCAGGTGTTGATCAGGTACAGCTCGGCCTCGTCGTCGTCGGTCAGCTCCCAGCCCCGCCGGGACAACTGACCGAGGACGACCTCGGAATCCACCAGGGCCTTGCTGCAGCCCAGGGAGACCAGGTGAACCCGGCGCTGTCGGTGTCGCTCAGTCATCGTCGACCGTTTCCCGGTCTGCGGGCGGCGCCTCGTCGAGGAGGAAGACGATCGAGCGCTCGTTGCGCGGCGCCCGAGCTCGCAGCTTCCACTGCGTCCCGTCGGCGAGTTCGACGTACAGGTGATCGGCGCTGAAGCGCACCCGGTGCAACCGATCCAACCGGCAGCGCTGAAGGCGCCGCTTGTCGTAGGCCAGGACCTCGTCGCCGCGCAGGGCCAATCCGGCCGCGGCGTTCTGGTTGAAGGACAGGTCGGCGAAGGCCGTCAGTTCGTCGGGGTCCAGCTCCAGCCGCCGGGCGACGCGGTTGCGCCGGGCGCCCTTGAGCCGGGAGGAGGCGAAGCGCTGGAGCAGCTCGCCGCGCGCCTCCTCGTCCAGGTGACTGGAGACGACGCCGGGGGCCAGCTCGGCGGCCAGGCGGTAGAGGGGCTCCGGCTCTTCGACACTGTAGATGCCGGGCGCCAGCCAGCGGTCCTGAGCCCGCATGGCGGCGGCGTCGACACTCCAGCGTTCGCCGAAACCCGGATGCTCGGCGAGTTTGTGTTGCAGCCGCAGAACCTCGGCGACGGGGAAATCGGCCTCGACCTCGCCGTCGCGCATGACCAGGGAGCCGATGATGTCCAGGTAGCGACCCCAACCGTGGAACAGCCGGGCGGCCTGGTTCTTCAGCTCCGGCCAGCAGTCCGGAGCCGCGGTGATCGCACCCGCCTCCACGGCCCGGACCAGGGAGCGGAGGGCCTCGGCCAGGGCGCGGGTGCGGGCGGCCAGCTCCCCGTGGACGACGACGAGCTTGCGCTCTTGCAGCATCTGCGTCAACTGGCGGGCCAGCCAGAGCTCACCGGCGGGCCGGCGCACGGCGCGCCGCAGGGCCGAACGCTCGCCGTAGAATTCGCCCCGGGGGGTGAAATCACGCAGCTCGGGCAGACGGGTCGCTTCCTCCATCGGGAACACCTCGCCGCCGACGACGCGGTGCAGGCGGCCGCAGTCCGGACAGGCCAGGCCGTCGCCGTCGGCGTCGCCGCAGGCGAAATCGGCGCCGCAGCGCTCGCAACAGCCGAGGACCAGCTTGTCGCCCGGGGTCAGCAGGTGCGGCAGACCGCACTCACCGCAGGGGGCATGGGGCAGCTCGCGCAGGTGGGTCTGTTCCGTCCGGCAGCGCGGGCAGTAGACCCGGCGGCCCGGGATCAGGCCGTAGCGCACCAGGCCCGTCAGCCCGAAGCCCAGGGCCACCGCACCCCCCGCCGCCAGGGGAATACCGATGAAGATCCCCAGGGGACCGCCGCCGATGATCAGCAGCGCACCCAGCGCCGCCACGGCCAGGCCCAGGCCGCCGTCGCGCAAGGCCCGCTTGAGCCGCTGACTCCGCGTCACCACCCCGCTCATCGCTCCATCCTCAACAGCTCGACGCCCGCCGGGGCCTCGAAAGTGAACTGGCCGTCGGCCAGCGCAATATCCAGCTCGATGTCGGACAGACGGTAGCTGAGCTCGTTGCCCTGCTCGTCGACGAGTTCGATCTGCAGCGGCAGCCAGCGCTCCGTATCGATCCACAGCCGACCGGCGGGGTAGGCCTCGGCCGGGTCCCGCGCCGTCATCCGCAGCCGGACCGTCGCCACGCCGTTGACCTCCTCCTCGCCGTCCAGCTCGTAGGCGTAGTCGCGCTCGAAGTAGCCCACCAGGTCCGTCAGCATCGTCTGCTCGGCGAAGTCCGCGACGGGGCCGTAGAGGCACTGGCCGTTCTTGACCGTGTACAACCAATACGTCTCACCATCGCAGACCAGAATCTGCTCGTAAGGCGTGTGATACTCGATGCGGAAGCGGTCCGGCAGGTCCATCCGCAGGACCCCGAGCAGCACGCGGCGCTGGCCCAGGAGACCCGAAACCGTCACCCGGCGCAGATCACAGGTCAGGGTGTCGGCGTCGGCGTAGGCGGCCTTGACCCGGGCGACGACGTCGTCGACGGTCAGGGCGACGGTCAGGCTTGCCGTCAGGACAAGCAAGAGTAAAAAGGCGGATCGAAAAAGTTTCATCGGTTTCCCGGTTGGAGGGCTTACTGGGGTACGTGGAGGTAAGGTTGGGGGTTCCGCTATCGCGCTTGATTTGCGGGCTGAGACCTTTGAAAAAACCGATGAGGAACGCCGGCGGCTCGACGATCCGGAGCGCCGGAACTGGCACGGTTTTTGCGGAGGCGACACCGTCGGGTCGTTGGCTGCTTCGCCGAGATGCAAAAACCGTGCCAGTTCCGGCCGGTGCGGGTTTGGACCGTCGGGCGGCCGGTTTTCAAAGGTCTCAGCCGTCGGTTGGTTTTAGGGTCGCGCCCGCCAATGCCGGACCACGGCCAGGACCGCCCCTTCGTCGACGTAGCCCGCCTGCAGGCGCAGCGGCTCGGCGGCGCCGACGGGCAGGAACAGCAGGTCCCCGCGGCCGAGGAGTTTCTCCGCTCCGCCCTCGTCGAGGATGACCCGGGAGTCGACGGCGGAGCGCACCTTGAAGGCGGCCCGGCTGGGGAAGTTGGCCTTGAGTACTCCGGTGACGACGTCGACGCTGGGCCGCTGGGTGGCCACCAACAGGTGGAGGCCCACGGCGCGAGCCATCTGGGCCAGACGGGCCAGTGGGGTTTCGACGGATTTGCCGGTGGCGGCCATCAGCTCGGCCAGCTCGTCGACGGCGATCACGATCCAGGGCAGCGGTTCGAGTTCTTTGTCCTCGGCGGCGGCCAGTTCGTTGTAGGTCTCGATGGAGCGGCGCTGGGCCTTGGCCAGCACGGTGTAGCGGCGGTCCATCTCGGCGACCAGTTTCTCCAACTCGACGAGGGCCTTCTGCGGGTCGGTGATCGGCGCGCCGATCAGGTGGGGCAGACCGGCGTAGGGCGCCAGCTCGACCCGGCCGGGATCGATCAGCAGCAGGCGCAGGGTCTGTGGGCCGACCCGGGAGAGCAGGGACAGCAGCACGGCGTTGAGGAAGACGCTCTTGCCCGAGCCGGTGGTGCCGGCGATCAGCAGGTGGGGCAGTTTGGCCAGATCGGCGATGACGACGGCACCGTCCTGGCCCAGGCCGACGGGGAAGGCCAGGGGGCTGGCGTGGCGTTGCCAGGCCTCGTCCTCCAGCAGCTCGCGCAGGGCGACGATGCGCCGTTCGCTCAACGGAATCTCGAGGTTGACGGTGCCGGCCTCGGAACGCGGCACTACGCGCACCGCCGGGCTTTTCAGCGCCAGGGACAGCTCCGGCGTCAAGCGCTCCAGGCTCTTCAGCCGTTCGCGGGGGGCCAGGCGCAGTTCGAAGACGCCCAGGCTGGGTCCGCGACGGTAGCCGATGATGTTGGCGGCCACCCCGTGCTGTTCGAGGAAGCGGCGCAGCAGCTCGGGGCGCTCGTCGGGCTCTTCCCGGGTCGGCTGGACGGCGGCTTCGGCGCCCAGGGTATCGAGGGGCGGCGGGGCGGCGGCGGCGGGCGCGGCCGGTTCCAGACCGGCGTCGACGGGCTGCTCGATGGATGACGTAGGTTGCTCCCCGTCCGGCGGTCGTTCGCACTTCTCCGACGACGGCGGCTTGGCGGCGCCTTGATGATGCTTATCTCGACCCCGTTTGACCGCCGCGGCCATCCGCTTCCCGCCGCGGCCGAAGAACGCGCCGATCTCGCGCAGCCGCAACCCCGTCGCCAGGGTGAAGCCGAACAACAGCAGCAGGCTTCCCAACAGAACGGTGCCGAAACCCCCCAGGACACTCGTCAGGGAGCCGGAGATCCAGCGGCCGAGCCGACCGCCGTAGAGCGGCCAGGCCCGCTCGGCGCCGACAAGATCGAAGAATAAGGCCAGGGAGCCGATCAACAGCAGGAAACCCAACAATTGACGGCCCAGGCGTTCCGTGGCGGCGCGGATCAACGCCTGACCAGCGTAGATCACCACCAGGGCCAGGGCGAAGCCCAGGTAGCCCACCAGCCAGAGCTGGGCGCGACCCCAACTCAGGCCCCAGGCGCCGACGAAAGACGAGTCTGTGTCTGTCAACGTGGGCGGGGCGCCGGCGTTAAGGTAGGCCGCCAGGCAGACGAAGCTGAACAGTCCGGCCAGGATCAAGACGATCCCCCAGCCGAGGCTGCGTTCACTGCGCTTGCGCTTCTTGCGACGTTTGGCCATGGTGGGTAGGTTCGTGCTTAATGGTATCGACGATGAATCATAGGAGGGGGCGTCAGGGGCGTCACCTTTGAAAATTTAGCTAATCGTTGTTTCGTAGCGCTCCCGTGGGTGTTGGCGCCGGAACCGGCACGGTTTTTGCATGTCGGCGCGGCGGCGGGCGTCTCGCGGGTTGCGCCTCCGCAAAAACCGTGCCGGTTCCGGCGCCGAGGTTGCGGAGGTAGGCGGGGCGGGTGTGGCCGTAATTTTTCAAAGGTGACGCCGGCGGTCCTGATCAGGCGATGGCGATGGTCACCACGCCGGCGATCAGGCAGTAGAAGCCGAAGAGCCAGAAGCGTCCGCTCTGCACGGTGCCCATGACCACGCGGATGGCTCCCAGGGCGGTCAGGAAGGCGGCCAGGCCGCCGACGAAGTAAACGGGCCAGGACAGCCAGTCGGCGCTTTGCAGCACCCCGCCCAGTTCGAGCAGGTTGGCGCCGAGGATCGCCGGCAGGGAGAGCAGGAAGCTGAACTCGGCGGCCCGGCGCTGTTGGATGTCGAGGTGGAGTCCGGCGGCGATAGTTGAGCCGCTGCGGCTGATGCCGGGCAGGATCGCCAGGGCCTGGGCGCCGCCGATGGCGAGGGCGCGCCACCAGTTGGGCGCCGGCGCCGTGTCGTCTTCCGGGCTGTTCTCGGGTTTGCGCTGGCGGCGCAGGCGCAGGCTGAAGAGGATCACCGCCGTCACCAGGAGCATCCAGCCGGCCAGCTCGGGCGACTGGAAGGCCCGTTCGATGTCGCTCTTCCAGAGCAGGCCGACGGCCACCGCGGGGAGGGTGCCGATGATGATCCCGACGAGGAGTTTGCCCAGGCGCTTGTCGCCGGAGGGTAGATCCTTGCCGGTCACGGCGCGCCAGGGGTTGGCGACGAGAACGCGCAACAGGTTGATGAAGCGCCGGCCGAAGTAGACCATCACGGCCAGGGCCGTGGCGAAGTGCAGAAAGACGCCGAAGGCCAGGTTGCCTTCCGGGGTGACGCCCAGCAGTTCGCCGACGATGACCAGATGCCCCGAGCTGGAGATGGGCAGGAACTCGGTGGCGCCCTGGACGAAGCCCAGGGTCGCCGCCTGGAAGAGGTTCAAGGGGTTTTCCTTCCAATGGGGCTGTTAAAAGGATACAACAAAG includes the following:
- a CDS encoding outer membrane lipoprotein-sorting protein; translated protein: MKLFRSAFLLLLVLTASLTVALTVDDVVARVKAAYADADTLTCDLRRVTVSGLLGQRRVLLGVLRMDLPDRFRIEYHTPYEQILVCDGETYWLYTVKNGQCLYGPVADFAEQTMLTDLVGYFERDYAYELDGEEEVNGVATVRLRMTARDPAEAYPAGRLWIDTERWLPLQIELVDEQGNELSYRLSDIELDIALADGQFTFEAPAGVELLRMER
- a CDS encoding MiaB/RimO family radical SAM methylthiotransferase, encoding MTERHRQRRVHLVSLGCSKALVDSEVVLGQLSRRGWELTDDDEAELYLINTCGFLPEALEETRVELERLASLRDRFGGSRLAVIGCAVEELRERLLDEYPAIDLLAGTGALPRLGELVDGLFGGTAAETAEAPVVSFGEPGGAYDGNPDVLPQRIALTPPHTAYLKLAEGCDLGCAFCAIPRLRGPQRSRELEAVVGEAAGLVQAGARELILIAQETTAYGRDLYGEPSLAHLLGELALNLPVDDLWLRVLYPNPARIDEAFLGALDAQPQFVPYLDFPFQHADAGVLRAMNREGGPVELRATLEAARELVPDLVLRGTALVGFPGEDAAAFDELVRFVDEVRFDHLGVFAFAAMPNTPAAALDDDVTPAEKELRRRALYELQEAVSLEKNSALVGTEDQVLVDFIAEEGAVCRAARHCPEVDGFVEVVLPRGHDWLPGEFRRIIYTEALPYDLRAEPAAAEPPTEA
- the pgsA gene encoding CDP-diacylglycerol--glycerol-3-phosphate 3-phosphatidyltransferase, with amino-acid sequence MTLPNKLTLVRMVLTVPFTACLALGGTGLYIAALALALIAALTDLVDGIVARRRDSGSAFGRFADPLADKLFVAGALVTFAVVEHTPGTPLVPFWIALVVIWRELLVTALRAYAAHRGVEVPSSKLGKAKTLLQLTAVVAVVAFLAVRALVVEAGGAWTPEIDRICRIVYLSLVGLAALQSLVSGVDYLVKGRALIRSGLEAEEE